A genomic stretch from Sulfurihydrogenibium azorense Az-Fu1 includes:
- a CDS encoding MFS transporter — protein MKYIKTDITCRLDNLPWTPFHTKFILALGITWILDAFEVVIVSVVLKSMSKSLNLSTFESSWLVSSFLVGALVGAFIFGYLADRYGRKKIFFITLLLYSLGTFLTGFVDSFYQVLFFRFITGLGLGGEFSAIHSAIDEFVPSKYRGRVDGLLTASWNLGSIMASLTGIYLLSHLPEEKAWRFAFLFGGVLALLIVVVRFFIPESPRWLISKGYIDKAHQIVESLEKKYKVKPIKKECEVPVFEGSLYDAIKIIFKRYKGRFLFGTTMSFTILTTYYGFITILPLVITNEYNLPTTEIPKLLLYASVGGFIGGLVVSFLSDKIGRKTTGTTIALISMLLSTMFLFSQDIYTTVFIYSLFAYSFASVAYVSAMEVYPSYLRATAIGILSVIGRISGMLSPPLLTFLAGINYKYSIIGLTTFWLVGFLGFLLWSKFGVEAKGKSIEDIT, from the coding sequence TTGAAATACATAAAAACTGACATTACTTGTAGGTTAGATAACCTTCCGTGGACACCTTTTCATACTAAGTTTATACTGGCTTTAGGTATAACGTGGATTTTAGATGCTTTTGAAGTGGTTATTGTTAGTGTTGTACTAAAATCTATGTCAAAAAGTCTTAACCTTTCTACATTTGAATCTTCATGGCTTGTAAGCAGTTTTTTAGTAGGTGCTTTAGTAGGTGCTTTTATATTTGGTTATCTTGCAGATAGATACGGTAGAAAGAAGATATTCTTTATAACTCTTCTTTTATACTCTTTAGGAACATTTTTAACTGGATTTGTTGACTCTTTCTATCAGGTACTGTTTTTTAGATTTATAACAGGTCTTGGACTTGGTGGAGAGTTTTCTGCAATACACTCTGCCATAGATGAGTTTGTACCTTCCAAATACAGAGGTAGAGTTGACGGCCTTTTAACAGCTTCTTGGAATTTAGGTAGTATTATGGCATCTCTAACGGGAATATATCTACTTTCTCATCTTCCTGAAGAAAAAGCTTGGAGATTTGCTTTTTTATTCGGAGGAGTACTTGCTTTGTTAATAGTAGTAGTTAGATTTTTTATTCCAGAATCTCCAAGATGGCTAATATCGAAAGGCTACATAGATAAAGCTCATCAGATAGTAGAAAGTCTTGAAAAGAAGTACAAAGTAAAACCCATAAAGAAAGAGTGTGAAGTCCCAGTATTTGAAGGAAGCTTATACGATGCTATAAAAATTATCTTTAAAAGATACAAAGGAAGATTTTTATTTGGAACTACTATGAGTTTTACAATACTCACAACTTACTACGGTTTTATAACAATACTACCACTTGTTATAACAAATGAGTATAACCTTCCTACAACTGAAATACCTAAGCTTCTTCTCTATGCAAGCGTTGGAGGATTTATAGGGGGATTGGTTGTATCATTTTTATCTGATAAGATAGGAAGAAAAACAACTGGGACAACTATTGCTTTAATATCAATGCTTTTATCTACAATGTTTTTATTTTCTCAAGATATTTACACTACTGTTTTTATATACTCTTTATTTGCTTACTCTTTTGCCAGTGTTGCTTACGTATCTGCTATGGAAGTTTATCCTTCATACTTGAGAGCTACTGCGATAGGAATTCTTTCTGTGATAGGAAGAATATCAGGAATGCTATCTCCTCCTTTACTCACTTTTTTAGCTGGAATAAATTACAAATACTCTATAATAGGTTTAACAACCTTTTGGCTTGTAGGTTTTTTAGGATTCTTATTATGGTCTAAATTTGGTGTAGAGGCAAAAGGAAAATCAATAGAAGATATTACTTAA
- a CDS encoding ribonucleotide-diphosphate reductase subunit beta — MALIGKTSVRDNIRLTENPKYPVFRELYTKQKKAVWFPEELNIQQDVLDYKSLTPTEKDLFDSAVGYFASSELLVQNVLGNGFFPVLTDPYAKMSFSTQMFMENIHSDFFEIILNSFDMDRKKIYNITLEDKLLKEKQELIVRAVDRITYGKADPDTLEGKKQILTSILLNNIIQEGLFFYSAFAHFFAMKDTGKMKNVVAGVELILIDESLHLQNGIEAILTMVEENPEIVDDYNFVENIRQSIIDAVELELNYLKTKFGGTTIFGVSYNELERYMKYIADRRLVELGFDPQFGIDQNPLKFLQKEDVKKLTNFFEVSSTEYTNF; from the coding sequence ATGGCACTCATCGGTAAAACTTCAGTTAGAGACAATATCAGACTTACAGAAAATCCTAAGTATCCAGTTTTTAGGGAGCTGTATACAAAACAGAAAAAAGCTGTTTGGTTCCCTGAGGAGCTTAACATACAACAAGACGTGTTAGATTACAAATCTTTAACTCCTACAGAAAAAGACCTTTTTGATTCTGCAGTTGGATACTTTGCATCTTCAGAGTTATTGGTTCAAAATGTTTTAGGAAATGGATTTTTCCCGGTACTTACAGACCCTTACGCAAAAATGAGTTTTTCAACTCAGATGTTTATGGAAAACATTCACTCAGACTTCTTTGAGATAATCCTTAACTCTTTCGATATGGATAGGAAAAAAATTTACAACATCACCCTTGAAGACAAGCTTTTAAAAGAAAAACAAGAGTTGATAGTCAGAGCTGTTGACAGAATAACTTACGGTAAAGCAGACCCTGATACATTAGAAGGAAAAAAACAGATACTTACCTCTATCCTTTTGAATAACATCATACAGGAAGGTCTGTTTTTCTATTCAGCTTTTGCACATTTCTTTGCTATGAAAGACACAGGAAAGATGAAAAACGTAGTTGCAGGGGTAGAGCTTATACTAATTGACGAGTCTTTACATCTACAAAACGGTATAGAAGCCATTCTTACGATGGTAGAGGAGAATCCAGAGATTGTAGATGATTACAATTTTGTTGAAAACATAAGGCAGTCTATTATAGATGCTGTAGAGCTTGAACTTAACTACCTAAAAACAAAGTTCGGAGGTACAACCATATTTGGAGTATCTTACAACGAACTTGAAAGGTATATGAAGTACATAGCAGATAGAAGACTTGTAGAACTTGGCTTTGACCCTCAGTTTGGTATAGACCAAAACCCTCTTAAATTCTTACAAAAGGAAGATGTTAAAAAGTTAACAAACTTCTTTGAAGTATCATCTACAGAGTACACAAACTTTTAA
- a CDS encoding ribonucleoside-diphosphate reductase subunit alpha: MQRIVVKRDGSVEKFQMKKLVDAIFALLEGLELPDDYEIVFKVAKELDLKIPEKVTTEELDYLVLKAIEHLIPKNYIYDTLATRQLLKIINRRIDRRFNSFKDYINYAVEEKLLKPELLQFDIDRLEKSIDYSRDYNLDYFGLSTLKDRYLMKDRDFETIEKPQWFFMRVAMGIGNTEDEIIKIYNKLSNLEYLHSTPTLFNSGTLTNQYSSCFPAGTPVITIDGVKNIEDVKIGDVVLTAEGNYKVVSGLFSRKYQRELYKLYVWGLWGREETVKATDDHRFLVLKKEDVECDRKFVKVCPPYQNTEKCYPVKRQYAYICEEVETNLLENLKWVEAKDIEAGDYIVIPYPKGISEKVELNILDYIDNPYLVEKDGYIHKINHDKQKRTPEFNGQINKVKSKIKIDYDFMRFLGYYLAEGYINKSGNKLSTVFTFGVKDKEFIEDVISLSKKLFDINPTVAHNKDNSVRITLNSTYLSQFIKNLVGTGFNKKILPPEIMLAHPEVQKGLIVGLFRGDATAVKDGYRLTLSNKSLIYQIFHILLRIGSLPRISKASKNHLATEDPYSVYISINDSEDLIRLINKDTHKITAKPDKTKINSYRFKYKDVVFYKITKVEKEIFDGTVYDFEVKGDHSFAANLVAAHNCYVNVIDDSLESIMDKAKETAFLAKYAGGVGTDVTRIRATGSKIHSLNAKSSGIIPFIKIFDTIVNAIQQGGRRRSSQVMYLQPWHLDVEAFLDLRETTGNPYFRTPSLNTALWMPDELMRRIKEGEPIYLFDPAECPKLVTAWGEEFKKEYESCIEKAEKGELKLWKKIDSRDFYKKYLFKLAKTGHPWLTFKDRHNEKNPCPQYSVINSSNLCTEISIPNSPESTAVCTLASVNLARHVKEDKSDFDWDKLKDTLETMVVALDNILDKNFYPSEESRKNTMDLRPIGIGVMGFHEALIKLGIPYDSDKAVETARKIAKFMREVTYAKSEELAKERGAFPHYYEANYNYPPRRNAVLLAVAPTASISIIAGTSSSIDNYFSNIFSRDTLSGKFIVINKPLMKELEEKGLWSEELAEKIKAHQGSIQYIEELDGKIDKSLYKTAYEVSPYRQIDIAAAFQEYIDQAVSKSLYIEEDLRDKMEDIYMYAWEKGLKSTYYCFIDKTVKGEKYTLNVNKRGERRGFGLAKRNDKELEKELEEIERQAREKYGDEVVDAVKSGNIEGCPTDPLLAKICPSCE; the protein is encoded by the coding sequence ATGCAAAGAATAGTTGTTAAGAGGGATGGAAGTGTAGAAAAGTTTCAGATGAAAAAACTTGTAGATGCTATTTTCGCACTTTTAGAAGGATTGGAGCTACCTGATGATTACGAGATAGTGTTTAAAGTTGCAAAGGAACTTGATTTAAAAATCCCGGAAAAGGTTACAACAGAAGAGCTTGATTACCTTGTATTAAAAGCCATAGAGCACCTTATACCAAAAAATTACATATACGATACACTTGCAACAAGGCAGCTTTTAAAGATAATAAACAGAAGAATAGATAGAAGGTTTAACTCTTTTAAAGACTATATAAACTATGCCGTAGAAGAGAAACTTTTAAAACCAGAGTTATTACAGTTTGATATAGATAGATTAGAAAAATCCATAGATTACTCAAGGGATTACAATCTTGATTACTTTGGTCTTTCTACATTAAAAGATAGATACCTAATGAAAGATAGAGACTTTGAGACAATAGAAAAGCCCCAGTGGTTCTTTATGAGAGTTGCTATGGGAATAGGCAACACAGAAGATGAGATAATAAAGATTTACAACAAACTTTCAAATCTTGAGTACCTACACTCAACACCAACCCTCTTTAACTCAGGAACCCTTACAAACCAGTACAGCTCATGTTTCCCTGCAGGAACACCTGTTATAACAATAGATGGAGTAAAGAATATAGAAGATGTTAAAATTGGGGATGTTGTTCTTACAGCTGAAGGAAACTATAAAGTTGTTTCAGGTTTATTCAGTAGAAAGTATCAAAGAGAACTTTACAAACTTTATGTTTGGGGATTATGGGGTAGAGAGGAAACTGTAAAAGCAACAGATGACCACAGATTTTTAGTTTTAAAAAAAGAAGATGTAGAGTGTGATAGAAAATTTGTTAAAGTCTGTCCTCCTTATCAAAATACTGAAAAATGTTATCCTGTTAAGAGACAGTACGCTTATATATGTGAAGAAGTTGAAACTAACTTGTTAGAAAATTTAAAATGGGTTGAAGCAAAAGATATAGAAGCTGGAGATTACATAGTTATCCCATACCCAAAAGGTATAAGTGAAAAAGTTGAGCTAAATATCTTAGATTACATTGATAACCCTTACTTAGTAGAGAAGGATGGATACATACACAAGATAAATCATGATAAACAAAAGAGAACTCCAGAATTTAACGGTCAAATAAACAAAGTTAAAAGTAAGATAAAAATTGATTATGATTTTATGAGATTTTTAGGTTATTATCTTGCTGAAGGTTATATTAATAAATCTGGAAATAAACTTTCTACTGTGTTTACTTTTGGAGTTAAAGATAAGGAGTTTATTGAAGATGTTATCTCTTTAAGTAAAAAACTTTTTGATATCAATCCAACTGTAGCACATAATAAGGATAATTCAGTAAGAATTACTCTAAACAGCACGTATCTATCCCAATTTATTAAAAATTTAGTAGGAACCGGATTTAATAAGAAAATCCTTCCTCCGGAGATAATGCTTGCACATCCTGAGGTTCAGAAAGGGTTAATAGTAGGTTTATTTAGAGGAGATGCTACAGCTGTGAAAGATGGATATAGACTTACACTATCAAATAAATCTCTTATTTACCAAATATTCCACATCTTGTTAAGAATAGGAAGTTTACCTAGAATATCAAAAGCCTCAAAAAATCATCTTGCAACAGAAGACCCTTATTCTGTTTACATATCCATAAATGATAGTGAAGATTTAATAAGACTTATAAACAAAGATACTCATAAAATAACGGCAAAACCAGATAAAACTAAAATAAACAGTTATAGATTTAAATACAAGGATGTTGTTTTTTATAAAATAACAAAGGTGGAAAAAGAAATTTTTGATGGAACTGTTTATGATTTTGAAGTAAAAGGAGACCATAGCTTTGCAGCTAACTTAGTTGCGGCACATAACTGCTATGTCAACGTCATCGATGACTCTTTAGAGTCTATTATGGATAAAGCAAAAGAAACGGCGTTTTTAGCAAAATACGCAGGAGGAGTAGGAACAGACGTAACAAGAATAAGAGCAACAGGCTCAAAGATACACTCCCTTAACGCAAAATCATCAGGAATAATACCGTTTATAAAAATCTTTGATACTATAGTTAACGCAATTCAGCAAGGTGGTAGAAGAAGAAGCTCCCAAGTTATGTACCTACAACCTTGGCATTTAGATGTAGAAGCATTCTTAGATTTGAGAGAAACTACAGGAAACCCTTACTTTAGAACACCTTCTCTCAATACTGCTCTCTGGATGCCAGATGAACTTATGAGAAGAATAAAAGAAGGAGAACCTATTTACCTATTTGACCCAGCAGAATGTCCAAAGTTAGTTACAGCTTGGGGAGAAGAGTTTAAAAAAGAGTATGAAAGTTGTATAGAAAAGGCAGAGAAAGGAGAATTAAAACTCTGGAAAAAGATAGATAGTAGAGACTTTTATAAAAAGTACCTATTTAAACTTGCAAAAACGGGACATCCTTGGCTTACATTTAAGGACAGACACAACGAAAAAAACCCTTGCCCACAGTATAGTGTTATAAACTCTTCTAACTTATGTACAGAGATTTCGATTCCAAACTCTCCAGAGAGTACTGCAGTTTGTACTTTGGCATCTGTTAATTTAGCAAGACATGTAAAAGAAGATAAATCTGATTTTGATTGGGATAAGCTAAAAGATACATTAGAAACTATGGTAGTAGCTTTAGACAACATCCTTGATAAAAACTTCTATCCATCAGAAGAATCAAGAAAGAATACTATGGATTTAAGACCTATCGGTATAGGTGTTATGGGATTCCACGAAGCACTAATAAAGTTAGGCATTCCTTACGACAGTGATAAAGCAGTTGAAACAGCAAGAAAGATAGCTAAGTTTATGAGAGAGGTAACTTACGCAAAATCTGAGGAGTTAGCAAAAGAAAGGGGAGCATTCCCTCACTACTACGAAGCAAACTACAACTACCCACCAAGAAGAAACGCTGTTTTACTAGCAGTTGCACCAACAGCTTCCATATCAATAATAGCTGGTACATCTTCAAGTATAGATAATTACTTCTCTAACATATTCTCAAGGGACACACTGTCAGGAAAGTTTATAGTGATAAACAAACCACTGATGAAAGAGTTAGAAGAAAAAGGATTATGGTCTGAAGAGTTAGCAGAAAAGATAAAAGCTCACCAAGGAAGTATTCAGTATATAGAAGAGTTGGACGGTAAGATAGACAAATCTCTATACAAAACGGCTTACGAAGTATCACCTTACAGACAGATAGACATAGCAGCTGCATTTCAAGAGTACATAGACCAAGCTGTATCTAAATCTTTATACATTGAAGAAGATTTAAGAGACAAGATGGAAGATATATATATGTACGCATGGGAAAAAGGTTTAAAATCCACTTACTACTGCTTTATAGACAAGACAGTTAAAGGCGAAAAATACACACTGAATGTCAATAAACGTGGAGAAAGAAGAGGTTTTGGACTTGCAAAAAGGAACGATAAAGAGTTAGAAAAAGAGCTTGAGGAGATTGAAAGACAGGCAAGGGAAAAGTACGGAGATGAAGTTGTAGATGCTGTAAAAAGCGGCAATATAGAAGGCTGTCCAACAGACCCATTACTTGCAAAAATATGTCCAAGTTGTGAATAG
- a CDS encoding thiazole synthase has protein sequence MFDLEKFLEEDKLVIGGKAFKSRLIVGSGKYKDFKETKEATEASGAEMITVAVRRVNITDPTKENLLDYIDTKKIMILPNTAGCYTAEEAVLTARLAREALGHGFVKLEVIGDQKTLYPDMVETLKAAEILVKEGFTVLPYITDDPVMAKRFEDIGCAAVMPLAAPIGSGLGLQNPYNILFIKEAVKIPVIVDAGIGTASDAAMVMELGVDGVLMNTAIAGAKDPIKMAVAMKHAVIAGRLAYLAGRIPKKMYASASSPTEGIIGR, from the coding sequence ATGTTTGATTTAGAAAAGTTCTTAGAGGAAGATAAACTTGTTATAGGTGGAAAGGCATTTAAATCAAGATTAATAGTAGGGTCCGGAAAGTACAAAGATTTTAAAGAGACAAAAGAGGCAACTGAAGCTTCTGGAGCTGAGATGATAACAGTTGCAGTTAGAAGGGTTAACATTACAGACCCAACAAAAGAAAACCTACTTGACTACATAGACACAAAAAAAATAATGATATTACCAAACACAGCAGGATGTTATACTGCAGAAGAAGCAGTGTTAACAGCAAGACTTGCAAGGGAAGCTTTAGGCCACGGATTTGTAAAACTTGAAGTTATAGGAGACCAAAAGACACTTTATCCGGATATGGTAGAAACTTTAAAGGCAGCAGAAATACTTGTAAAAGAGGGTTTTACAGTTTTACCTTATATAACAGATGACCCAGTAATGGCAAAAAGGTTTGAAGATATAGGATGTGCAGCTGTAATGCCACTGGCAGCTCCTATAGGGTCTGGTCTTGGACTTCAAAACCCTTACAACATCCTATTTATAAAAGAAGCTGTAAAAATACCTGTAATAGTTGACGCAGGAATAGGAACAGCCTCTGACGCTGCAATGGTTATGGAGCTTGGAGTTGATGGTGTACTTATGAACACTGCAATAGCCGGTGCAAAGGACCCAATAAAGATGGCAGTTGCTATGAAACATGCAGTGATAGCCGGAAGACTTGCCTACCTTGCAGGAAGAATACCTAAAAAGATGTACGCATCTGCTTCTTCTCCAACAGAAGGAATAATAGGAAGATAA
- the galT gene encoding galactose-1-phosphate uridylyltransferase, with protein MSEFRYNYLKDTWVIIATERSKRPHDYNVSIYEEPITDISKCPFEYGNEDKTPPEIFAIRPDGSNPNTPGWLTRVFPNRYPALRIENSPISEGYYIFDKKGGFGAHEVIVETPDHFKHIQDFDQQDFINMFITFRERIKSLYNDYRIKYIHIFKNHGKEAGKSLVHSHSQLIALPMIPKQPFTMILQSKKYFLEKERCYTCDEIKLESQLGERVIYENENFISYCSYASLYPFEIKIAPKYHRHDFSTITEDKMKDLADVMRFTVKKLDKTLINPPFNMVLYSAPPYRDDTINKEIFNHINNYFHWHIEILPRITTLAGFELGTDYYINPTPPEEAAKFLREVV; from the coding sequence ATGTCCGAATTTAGATACAACTACCTAAAAGATACGTGGGTTATAATAGCTACAGAAAGGTCAAAAAGACCTCACGACTATAATGTCTCTATCTATGAAGAGCCCATCACAGACATATCTAAATGTCCCTTTGAGTACGGAAACGAAGACAAAACCCCTCCTGAAATATTTGCAATTAGACCTGATGGCTCAAATCCAAACACTCCCGGATGGCTTACAAGAGTTTTTCCCAATAGATATCCTGCACTGAGGATAGAAAACTCTCCAATATCAGAAGGTTATTACATCTTTGATAAAAAAGGTGGTTTTGGTGCCCACGAAGTAATCGTAGAAACACCCGACCATTTTAAACACATTCAAGATTTTGACCAACAAGATTTTATAAATATGTTTATAACCTTTCGAGAAAGAATTAAATCCCTTTACAACGATTACAGGATAAAGTACATTCATATTTTTAAAAACCATGGAAAAGAAGCAGGAAAAAGCTTAGTCCACTCCCACAGTCAGCTCATAGCCCTTCCAATGATACCAAAACAACCATTTACAATGATTTTACAGTCTAAAAAGTACTTTTTAGAAAAAGAAAGATGTTATACCTGTGATGAGATAAAGTTAGAGTCTCAACTTGGTGAAAGAGTCATATACGAAAATGAAAACTTTATATCCTACTGCTCTTACGCAAGCTTATACCCGTTTGAAATTAAAATAGCTCCCAAATACCATAGGCACGACTTTTCTACAATAACAGAAGATAAGATGAAAGACCTTGCAGATGTAATGAGATTTACAGTAAAGAAACTGGATAAAACTTTGATTAACCCTCCTTTCAATATGGTTCTTTACTCAGCTCCACCTTACAGAGACGATACTATAAACAAAGAGATTTTTAACCATATAAACAACTACTTTCATTGGCATATAGAGATACTACCTCGTATAACCACACTTGCAGGATTTGAACTTGGAACTGATTATTATATAAACCCCACTCCTCCAGAAGAAGCCGCTAAGTTTTTAAGAGAGGTAGTATAG
- a CDS encoding MBL fold metallo-hydrolase RNA specificity domain-containing protein: protein MIVQSFGGSEGVTGSCHLVKVDHMNILIDCGMFQGLDEDKNYEPFGFNPKEIDYLILTHAHIDHCGRIPLLVKQGFRGKIISTRPTYAVARIMLLDAAKVMGEEYKVNYKKALRKGKPEEAKPPLYDEDDVFESMEYFKVLLDYNEKYKLSKNVEVVFRNAGHILGSAYVELTVRENFNTKKIIFSGDLGTDDKLVIKPIDYPKGADVLFIESTYGNRNHRPLDQTIEEFKAAIIESFKDGGNIVIPTFALERAQEILFILRKMYDNGELPKCKIFLDSPLAISATKLFLQFPNQLNGEVLSYLKRGANPFVFPWVYFTESVEASKKINDIESGAIILAGSGMCNGGRIKHHLKHNLWRENSSVIFVGYQAKGTLGRQIVDGAKVVKIYGEEIAVKARIYTINGFSAHADQKVLLKFIKSTKDLQSLFLIHGEPEVMQVFKGKIKEETKLNPHIVKLKEYVYI, encoded by the coding sequence ATGATAGTTCAATCGTTTGGTGGATCAGAAGGTGTAACAGGGTCGTGTCATTTAGTTAAAGTTGACCATATGAACATACTTATAGACTGTGGAATGTTTCAAGGTTTAGATGAAGACAAAAACTATGAACCTTTTGGATTTAACCCTAAAGAGATTGATTACCTTATCCTTACCCATGCCCACATAGACCACTGTGGAAGGATTCCTTTACTTGTTAAACAAGGATTTAGAGGAAAAATAATATCTACACGACCTACTTACGCAGTTGCAAGGATAATGCTCTTAGATGCTGCAAAAGTTATGGGAGAGGAGTATAAAGTTAACTATAAGAAAGCTTTAAGAAAAGGAAAACCAGAAGAAGCCAAACCTCCTTTGTACGATGAAGATGACGTATTTGAGTCAATGGAGTACTTCAAAGTATTACTTGATTACAACGAAAAGTACAAACTGTCAAAAAATGTTGAAGTAGTTTTTAGGAATGCAGGACACATACTTGGAAGTGCTTACGTTGAACTTACAGTTAGAGAAAACTTTAACACAAAAAAAATTATATTTTCAGGAGACTTAGGAACAGATGATAAACTTGTAATAAAGCCAATAGATTACCCTAAAGGAGCTGATGTTTTATTTATAGAATCTACATACGGAAACAGAAACCACAGACCTTTAGACCAAACTATAGAAGAGTTTAAAGCTGCTATTATAGAAAGTTTTAAAGATGGAGGAAACATAGTAATACCTACATTTGCATTAGAGAGGGCTCAAGAGATACTATTTATACTTAGAAAGATGTACGATAACGGAGAACTCCCAAAGTGTAAAATCTTTTTAGATAGTCCTTTGGCAATCTCTGCAACTAAACTTTTTCTACAGTTCCCAAACCAGTTAAACGGAGAAGTTTTAAGTTATTTAAAGAGAGGAGCAAATCCGTTTGTATTCCCATGGGTTTACTTTACAGAGTCTGTAGAAGCGTCAAAGAAAATAAACGATATAGAGTCAGGAGCTATTATACTAGCAGGAAGTGGAATGTGTAACGGTGGAAGGATAAAACATCATCTAAAACACAACCTATGGAGAGAAAACTCTTCTGTTATTTTTGTGGGATACCAAGCCAAAGGAACGTTAGGTAGACAGATTGTAGATGGTGCAAAAGTTGTAAAAATATATGGAGAGGAAATAGCAGTAAAAGCAAGAATTTACACAATAAACGGTTTTTCAGCCCATGCTGACCAAAAAGTCCTACTAAAATTTATAAAATCTACAAAAGACTTACAGTCTCTGTTTTTAATTCACGGAGAACCAGAAGTAATGCAAGTATTTAAAGGAAAAATAAAAGAAGAGACAAAATTAAACCCTCACATAGTAAAGTTAAAAGAATATGTATATATTTAG
- a CDS encoding sulfite exporter TauE/SafE family protein produces the protein MLEYFMILLGGFLGSYHCIGMCGAIPTLIIYKNFWVGNILYNFGRVFTYVFLGFLAGLLGMYFHNFEFQVFQKGLSIFLGIGMVVFGLQVVGSIKEKGVPFLDVIFFTISDMLNAFRKSPFFLGMFNGFLPCPLVYAFLMKAVLDKDPFKGMLTMFFFGLGTIPAMLFSSKLIASISPATRKNLSKLAGVIIIIFGIWTILRVFGIGHHHH, from the coding sequence TTGCTTGAATACTTTATGATTCTCTTAGGCGGGTTTTTAGGGTCTTACCACTGTATTGGAATGTGTGGAGCTATTCCTACACTCATTATCTATAAAAATTTTTGGGTAGGTAATATCCTTTATAACTTTGGAAGGGTTTTTACTTACGTGTTTCTTGGATTTTTAGCAGGACTGCTTGGAATGTACTTTCACAATTTTGAGTTTCAAGTATTTCAAAAAGGTTTATCCATATTTTTAGGTATAGGAATGGTTGTGTTTGGACTGCAGGTTGTAGGAAGTATAAAAGAAAAAGGCGTTCCCTTTTTAGATGTGATATTTTTTACAATATCTGATATGTTAAACGCATTTAGAAAATCTCCTTTCTTTTTAGGTATGTTTAACGGTTTTCTACCTTGCCCTTTAGTGTACGCTTTTTTAATGAAGGCTGTTTTAGACAAAGACCCTTTTAAAGGTATGCTTACGATGTTTTTCTTTGGCCTTGGAACGATTCCTGCCATGTTATTTTCTTCAAAATTGATAGCTTCCATATCTCCAGCTACCAGAAAAAATTTGTCTAAGTTGGCAGGAGTTATTATCATTATTTTTGGTATTTGGACAATACTAAGGGTTTTTGGAATAGGACATCATCACCATTAA